A window of the Lactuca sativa cultivar Salinas chromosome 7, Lsat_Salinas_v11, whole genome shotgun sequence genome harbors these coding sequences:
- the LOC111895657 gene encoding uncharacterized protein LOC111895657, translated as MVTDGGSQMQENASVSGTSEDSCFAARPVPEQINECKQLINKVNSILESLNIPISRYKTELNDLKFTFSSISDSLKRTRLSNSNLTDQLSRATSKGEERQKANVFPKVQTMPNQVFKANGVTENQTVERKTIVDNDNKDGCDDLFWSAPIDNANETVGLSERTSWKVKGRYMAEPFNNHSAFEKGSPSGTKEVRIESNPVKSEPEVTKASPKFDAEWYNNSDCSHHMTGRKEELQEFRALKDGGKVKYMNNSFGKIKGYDMITNGEFSKVAYLKGLHHNLISVSQLVVGTKLKVSFDDEGSEIIEKKSKTVLLKSQRNGEMYPLNLNPIRGKPAICLLTKAHSDESWLWHRRHSHFNFKDINKLVLGDHMRGLPLLKFDKDHLCVACEIGKQSRKSHPTIVNTKVIEPLELLHIDLCGPSAIKSVCGSKYILVIVDDFSHFTSVFFLKQKYDATPKLKDFIKKLSFNCESWYFIFNSKEQRNKFDVKANEGIFLGYSLTSKAYKVLNKRSKKIEETYYVMFDDNYLKRIQSNESQIMEIFPKPCPAVIPISNLYEEFMLLFDELEKAITSEAKAADNKVDELKKIIVDAVKD; from the exons atggtgactGATGGTGGATCGCAGATGCAGGAGAATGCAAGTGTGAGTGGAACGAGCGAAGATAGTTGTTTCGCGGCAAGGCCTGTTCCAGAACAGATCAACGAATGCAAACAACTGATCAATAAGGTAAATTCCATTCTTGAATCACTTAATATTCCTATATCTAGATACAAAACAGAACTTAACGATCTAAAATTCACCTTTTCAAGTATAAGCGATAGTTTAAAGCGAACCCGGTTATCAAACTCTAACCTGACCGATCAATTGAGTAGGGCAACATCCAAGGGTGAGGAGAGAC aaaaagcaaatgtttttccaaaagttcaaaCAATGCCCAATCAAGTTTTTAAAGCCAATGGGGTAACCGAAAATCAAACAGTCGAGCGAAAGACCATTGTCGACAATGACAACAAAGACGGATGTGATGAtctcttctggtcagctcccatagATAATGCTAACGAAACCGTCGGTTTATCTGAAAGAACTTCCTGGAAAGTCAAAGGAAGATACATGGCTGAACCCTTTAATAATCACTCAGCATTTGAAAAAGGTAGCCCTAGTGGTACCAAGGAGGTTCGCATCGAATCTAACCCCGTGAAGAGCGAACCTGAAGTGACAAAAGCGAGTCCGAAG TTCGACGCTGAATGGTACAACAACAGTGACTGTTcacatcacatgacagggagaaaggAGGAACTACAAGAGTTCAGGGCTCTCAAGGATGGCGGCAAAGTAAAATACATGAATAATTCTTTTGGCAAAATAAAAGGCTACGACATGATAACGAATGGGGAATTCTCTAAAGTGGCTTATCTTAAAGGCTTGCATCACAACCTAATCAGTGTCTCACAGTTAGTTGTAGGAACCAAattgaaagtatcatttgatgACGAAGGATCAGAAATCATTGAAAAGAAATCCAAGACTGTTCTTCTGAAATCACAACGAAATGGTGAAATGTATCCACTAAATCTAAACCCTATACGAGGAAAACCTGCCATTTGCCTGCTTACAAAAGCTCACTCagacgaaagctggttatggcacaggcGACATTCACActtcaacttcaaagacatcaacaaactcgTTCTTGGTGATCATATGCGAGGACTTCCTTTATTGAAATTTGACAAGGATCATTTGTGTGTAGCCTGTGAGATAGGAAAGCAAAGTAGAAAGAGTCATCCAACTATTGTAAACACGAAGGTCATCGAACCTTTGGAACTTCTACACATCGATCTTTGTGGACCTTCAGCTATTAAGAGTGTTTGTGGTAGTAAATATATTCTAGTAATTGTCGATGATTTTTCCCATTTCACTTCGGTATTCTTTCTCAAACAGAAATATGATGCAACGCCAAAACTCAAGGATTTCATCAAGAAGTTGAGCTTCAACTGTGAAAGCTG GtatttcatcttcaactccaaagaacaacGGAACAAGTTCGATGTGAAAGCTAACGAAGGtatattcttgggatattcactAACATCCAAGGCATATAAGGTTCTCAACAAACGCTCTAAGAAGatagaagaaacctactatgtcatGTTTGACGACAATTATCTAAAGCGAATTCAGTCGAACGAAAGCCAGATCATGGAAATCTTTCCTAAACCTTGTCCAGCCGTTATTCCTATTTCCAACCTTTATGAAGAATTCATGTTGCTCTTTGATGAACTTGAGAAAGCTATCACATCTGAAGCTAAGGCAGCGGATAATAAAGTCGATGAACTTAAGAAGATTATCGTTGATGCTGTGAAAGACTGA